In the Acetobacterium sp. KB-1 genome, CGAACCCTGGCCGCCCGCAGTGCCGAAGCCGCCAAAGAAACCACCGGTCTGATTGAAGGCTCCATTGAGAAGGTTGGCGTGGGCACAAAAATTGCCGATGAAACCGCCGAAAGCCTCAAAGAGATCTTGAATGAAATTGAAAAGGTCACCAGCTTAGTGGGTAATATTGCCCGGGCTTCCAATGATCAGGCGTCCGAAATTGCTCAGATCACCCAGGGGATTGAACAGGTTTCCCAAGTGGTGCAGACTAATTCCGCCACCGCCGAAGAAAGCGCGGCGGCCAGCGAAGAATTATCCGGTCAGGCTGAAATGCTCAAGCAGATGGTAGGGGTATTCAAGTTACAACAATAAAGCAAACAGAATTAATATTGGATAACGACGTTAGAAGTACACAGGGAGTATCAAGGAAAGGGTATAAAAATGAAAAAAGTTATGATTGGCTGCAGTGTTTTAAAAAAGGAAATTGAAGCAATGTTTGATTGTCCAGATCTTGAATATCGCTGGCTTAAAGAGCAACTCCACAACACGCCGGAACTGCTTCATACTGAAATACAAAATGCAATTGATGCTGAAACAGATGCTGATATAATCTATCTATGTTATGGCTTGTGCGGAAAAGCACTGGTTGATATTCAGGCAAAATCATGTCCTTTGGTAATACCCAGAGTTGATGACTGCATTGCGATGATTTTGTATGATCACACCGATCTTGGAGCACTGCGCTGCTCATCTTACTTTGTTTCTCAGGGCTGGCTTTGGGGCGAAGATGGAATTGGCTATGAACATGATCGGATAAAAGAAAAATATGGCGAAAAACGAGCTTTGAAAATTGCCAGGGCAATGTTTAAAAATTATCAATATCTATTGTTTATCCATACTGGCGTTGAAACTAAGGAAGATAAAGATAAATGCGACGCAATGGCTGAAAAATTAGGATTGAAAGTCAATGAGACTACCGGAAATATTCGTATTTTGGATGAGATGGTAAGCGGTTGCAAAGATGAACGGTTTATCCGATTAGCTCCAGGAGAAGCGATTACGGAAGAAATATTTCGGCATGCAGATTAGGAATTAGAAGCGTATTAAAAATATTAATGTTGACAATAAGGTTTCTCTAGCGTTTGCAATTGAAAAAAAGGGTGGTAATTTATTTATAAGAAATTTTAAACCATATTTCATACAGCTTGTTTCATTTTATAATTAAAACAAGACTTCTATTAAGTTCTTTAGATGGCATAATGGCCAAATCCAAGGCATTATCATCACAGCCCAAAACGATGATGGGCTAGATAGCGACAGAAAATTATCATGGTGAAATGGTAAACAAACCGAAGTTGTTATGATATAATCTAAAGAAGTGTTTAATTGAGGAAATGCAGGGGGTAGTGATCATGAAATTAACGCTTAGTATTTCGAAAAAAGAATGTGATCTCATTCACGAACAATCGTTAAAATTGTTAAAAACGATGGGAATCACAGTTTTTTCGAAAGAGGCACTTGATGTTTTTCGAAAAGCGGGTGCAAGAGTACAAGGCAAACAAGTTTTTATTGATTCTCATCTGATTGAAGAAAGTATTAAACTGGTTCCCCGGGCATTTCCAATTTATTCAAGCAGCAGGAGAGTAGTGGTAGGAAAGGGAGAAATATGTACGTTGCCGCCTTATGGCGGAACAACTGTGTCCAGGAATGAACAGATTGCATTAGGGACACGAAATGATTATCTCAACTTTACAAAACTGAATCAGCTTAATGATAATATCAGTATGGCTTGTCCTTACACCGTAGAACCCTTCGATATTCCTTTGGATCAAAGGAATAGTTACCGTATAGCGATGATTTTAAAATATTCAGATAAACCAAGTCTTTCTGTTGTAGGTGGGAAGGAAGACTCGCGTAGATGTATAGAGATGGTTCAAAAATACCATGGGATCAGAAACAAGCCAGTAGTTCTTGGCAATGTGAATGTATCATCGCCTATGATCATGGGGCACTCGACAACGGAAGTTATTACGGTCCATTGTGAAGAGAATCAACCCTTGATGATTGCCTGTGGAAGTGGATTAAGTGGATTAACAGCACCTCCCACTCCCGGTGGAAATTTATTATTAGCGAACGCGGGGGTTCTAGCTGGTATCGTTTTTGCTCAGATACAAAGCCCGGGTTTACCGATAATATATGGACTTCCATTATTCGGGGTTGATCCTTTCAAGGCTGAAACATCAGTGGGAAGTTCAGCAACTGGGTTGTTTACTCTTGCGGCAAAGGGGATGGCTCAATATTATCAAATCCCATTTCGGGCCGGGGGTACATTTACAGACTCAAAATACCTGGATTATCAAAGTGGTTTTGAGAGTGGTATGAACCTTTTATCGAGTTTGCTTGCTGAAGTTGACTGCTTGATGCACAGCTTTGGGATGGAAGACACACTCAGAACTATTAATTATAATAAGTATATCTTAGATGAATACATGTATCTAAGCCTTAAAGACTTTTTGAAAGGGATGGATATTAACGATGTTACGGTTATGACGGATGAAATTTTAAGAGCCGGATCAACAGGTAATTATATTTCCTCAAGGAATCTTAAATTAATACGCAAGCAATACCCAAAACGTGGTTTTGGAGAAGGAAAAACAAGAGAAGAAATGTTAAAAGAGACTGATGAGGAAATAAAACGACGATTGAATAGTTTTGAATTTTCTGCCCCAACAAAAGATCAAATTAAAATATTAAGAGGTTATTTACCAGATGAATACATCGATTAAAAATCCTGCCAGTGCTTCTACTTTAAATAGTATCATTGAGGCAATGAAAAAAATAGAGGAAAAAAAAGTCCTGAAACTTGTGAATTATGCCATTCGTGAAGGTGCTTCTCAAGCTCAGATTATCGAGGCAATTCAACGCGGGTTGGATCAAATTGGTCGTTTTTTTGAAGAAGGACGATACGGAGTCACTGATTTGATGATGGCTGGTATTATTTTTGAAGAGGTTTTAAAATTACCAAGTTTAAAATTGATTAATGAAGAATCAGAAGAACCAATTGGCAGAATTTTGCTTTGCACCATCGAAAGAGATTTGCATGATATTGGAAAGTCGATTTTCAAGAGTGCAGCTTTAATGTCTAATTTTGAAATAATTGATATGGGTATTAATGTAACTGCGGAAGAGATATTAAATGAAACCATCAATCGTAAGCCAGACATTATTGCGATTAGCTCAATTTTAGCGGAAGGAGTTAGATATATTAAAGAAGTTAATGAAAAACTTGTCGCAGCTGGGATTAGAGGCCAAGTTAAAATAATCGTTGGCGGACTCTCAACTCATCGTCAGGCGATTGAATATACCGGTGTGGATGCCTTTGCAAATGATGTATATGAAGGTGTTAAACAATGTAAAAACTGGATAAATGAAGGAGGCGATGATTATCAATCATAAATATGAAGATATTGCTGAGAATATCAAATATAAGATTCATAAGAGCTTTTATCCAGTTAATTCTGCGATTCCCCCAGAAAATACATTGGCTGATGAATATGGAGTCAGTCGTATCACGGTTCGTAACGCAATTTCAAAGCTAATTGATGAAGGTTATATATACTCAATCCCTGGCAAAGGAAATTTTGTTCTGGAAAAACACAATGATAAATATCTCATTTCATTAAAAACGGAAAATCTATTAATGAAACCATACCAAAGGGTTGAACTCTTAGGTTCGGAAATTATAAAACCAACCATTGACTTAGTTTATCATCTCAGAATAGCACCGGATGCCCGAGTTGTTTATATACGTTGGGTTTTGCTTAATGACGAAAAGCCAATTGCGTATGATATCCAGTACATTCCATACTTCCCGGGGATAACAGTATGGAACGATAATTTTGAATACACCAGTTTCAGTGAAATATTATCACAAAAGAATAGGCTCTTTCAGATGCAGGGAAAAATGAATGTTTCTGGTGTTAATTGTGAATTAAATATTGCGAAAATACTTAAAATACCTGTAGGAACCCCAGTTATGCAAATAACTCAAAAAATCTTGGATGATGATGAGCCAATGGGTTATCGGCAACTGTTTATAAAAAGAGAGTGGTGTTGCATTCGTGGAAATTCTCACCAAGAATAATAGATGAGGATCGTGAGGAAAAGTGAAAATATACGAGCGGATTGAGAAAGATATTCTTCTAGATATAAAAAGTGGCTTACTTAAGCCGAATGAAAAACTACCGACAAATCAGGAATTGGCAGAAAAGTATCATACAAGTGGTGTAACTGTACGTAAGAGCTTGGCAACGCTTGTAAATAAAGGATATTTGATATCCATTGAGCGAGTGGGTACCTTTGTTAAGGAACGGGAAAAAGATTTGTTCTTAATTAATTTTTCTCTCGAAAATAGTATCAATGAAGAAATAACTGATACCGAGATAGAGGATATTTTAATTTCGGTGGCACAAATAAAAGGGCAACGACGGGAATTAAAAACGCTGGAGATTAGACGGATGTATTTTTCAGGTTCAATGCCAGTGGGTTATAGTATTGACTCATTATTTCTGAAAGGTCACTATCTTACTGAAGGGGTTGAAAAAAAGGCAGAGAAAAACATTGCCATTATGAATCGGATCTTTAATAGCTATGAAGTAAAAAAAACAATTGAAGTCACAATGGATTATCCCAATAAGTACATATCAAATAGACTTTTAATTGATGAAAGTATGCCAATGCTTTGTATTAATTTGCATTTTTATACGTTGGATGATCATCCGATTGGTAAAAGTATCATATATGTCTTAGGCGAAAATATCGAACTGAATGGAAAATCATTCTATGAATAAAGGAAATAATGCCAAATGAGTTATTTGATAAGCTACCTGACCATCATTAATCTGATTACCTTTATCTTTTTCTGGAATGACAAGAGGCGTTCGAAAAAGGAGGCCTGGCGGATTCCTGAAAAAACCCTACTTGGTTTATGTCTGCTTGGCGGTTCGATTGGTGGATTTATCGGAATGCGGGTGTTTCATCATAAAACAAAGCACTTTTTATTTTCCTGGGGGATTCCGATTCTTTTGATTTTTCAGATTGGGCTGAGTCTGTTTCTTTTGTTAAGAGGATTGAATTAGCTGGCTTAAAAAAAGATGTACTCAGACCTTGACAATACACTCAAAAGAGTGTATTCTATAGTGGTGTTCAAAATGACTTATGCGAGAGTGTTGGAACTGGCAGACAAGCACGTTTCAGAGGCGTGTGTCGCAAGGCGTACGGGTTCGACTCCCGTCTCTCGCACCATTTAGAATTTACAAAAACGGCTATTGACGGCCGTTTTTTTTATGTTGTAAATTAATATTAGCGCGTGTTACCATTACTTCTGGCGACATGGTGTATTTTCTAAATCGTTTATTTCAGCCTTTTTCTTATCTTTTTCAGGCAAATGATGTTATAATAACCTGGTGAGACGAACATCAATTAAATGAAAGAGGTTTTAATGAAGTTTCAGGAGATTTCAGATAAGCTGACACAATTTATTAATCGATATAATTACCTGGCTGAGGACCAACCTGCCAACGTGCTTTTTTTGCTTAAGTGCATTGTGTTAAAATATCTGGTAGATAATCAGCGCCTTGATTTTGAAGTCCATCAGAAGGATATCAAAAAGAATTTTACCCTTGATTATATCTTGGGACTCTGGCAGGGGAAGCCCCTTCAGGTGTCTTTCTGGGAGCAAGAGCAGATAGACCCCCAACCGATTGGGAACGAAGTTTGGGATTGGGTCAGTGATTTAACCACCGCAGCACCATCCTTGGCAGGAGAGAATCCGAGGCTGATTGGCAGCCTTTACGAAGCAAGTCTGCTAATTAATCATAAGAAAAACCACGGTATCTTCTATACCCCAGAAAACATCGCTACTTATATGGCTTCCAATGTGCTTGGTACATACGAAGTGGGGGACAAATTAGAAAAAATTCGAGTCTTGGACCCGGCTTGTGGGAGCGGATCCCTGTTAAGTGCAATTTATGACACGATTATTTTAAAAAATGGCGAATTGAGTCCATGCGAAAGACAAACGCAGCATCGCCAGCTCCTGGAAACCGGTCTGCTGGGCGTGGATCGGGATTCCATTGCCTGTCTTGTGACTCGGCTGATCCTAACCTTAAAAGGAAAACAGTATGTTAAACCTCTGGGAATATTTTGCGGCGATATTCTTACCGAAGAATTAATAAACCCTCAATCGGTGGATGTGGTAATTGGGAACCCGCCTTATGTGGGTCACAAGGAAATCCAGACCGACTATATGAAGCTGCTCAAAAACCGCTACGGTGAGGTATACCGAGACAAGGGCGATCTTTCCTATTGTTTTATTTACCGGGGTTGGGAACTGCTAAAGCCCGGAGGACAATTAATTCATATCACCTCCCGTTATTTTGTTGAAGCCTTTTACGGAAAACCGTTACGGGTCTTTATCAGAAAAGCTTTTGCAATCCAGGAGGTCATCGATTTTAATGGGTTACGGGTTATTGAAGGGGTTGGGGTTGATCCGGCTATTATTAAGCTAGTGAAAAAGACACAGATTGATGAGGGGCAAACCATTCAAGTTAAACGCTTTTTCATCAAAAGCCATAAACCTGAAAGCTACCCAAAACTGATCCAATCACTTAATCAAAACAATTGGCAAGGTGATCTTTATGAGTCATTTGAACTACTGCAAGCCCAGCTCAGTGATGATTCCTGGCGTCTTTATTCGCCAGTTATGCAGGGAATTATAGAAAAAATTGAGAAAAAAACACCCTTTACCCTGGATAATGTAGTGCAGAGTTTTCAGGGCATTATTACCGGCAATGACAAGGCCTTTATCTTTGAACAAACTGATCCGACACTTTGTGCCTTTGACCCGGCGTTATTAAAATCCTGGATTAAAAATAAGGATGTGAGGGCTTACCAGATAACAAGCCCCCAAAAGAAAATCCTTTATACCAATCGGATTGGGGCCATTGATTTGTACCCGGAGGTGGTCGCGCATCTGGAAAAACACCGGGAAAAACTTAAAAACCGTCGGGAATGCAAAAACGGTA is a window encoding:
- a CDS encoding DUF1638 domain-containing protein: MKKVMIGCSVLKKEIEAMFDCPDLEYRWLKEQLHNTPELLHTEIQNAIDAETDADIIYLCYGLCGKALVDIQAKSCPLVIPRVDDCIAMILYDHTDLGALRCSSYFVSQGWLWGEDGIGYEHDRIKEKYGEKRALKIARAMFKNYQYLLFIHTGVETKEDKDKCDAMAEKLGLKVNETTGNIRILDEMVSGCKDERFIRLAPGEAITEEIFRHAD
- a CDS encoding trimethylamine methyltransferase family protein; the protein is MKLTLSISKKECDLIHEQSLKLLKTMGITVFSKEALDVFRKAGARVQGKQVFIDSHLIEESIKLVPRAFPIYSSSRRVVVGKGEICTLPPYGGTTVSRNEQIALGTRNDYLNFTKLNQLNDNISMACPYTVEPFDIPLDQRNSYRIAMILKYSDKPSLSVVGGKEDSRRCIEMVQKYHGIRNKPVVLGNVNVSSPMIMGHSTTEVITVHCEENQPLMIACGSGLSGLTAPPTPGGNLLLANAGVLAGIVFAQIQSPGLPIIYGLPLFGVDPFKAETSVGSSATGLFTLAAKGMAQYYQIPFRAGGTFTDSKYLDYQSGFESGMNLLSSLLAEVDCLMHSFGMEDTLRTINYNKYILDEYMYLSLKDFLKGMDINDVTVMTDEILRAGSTGNYISSRNLKLIRKQYPKRGFGEGKTREEMLKETDEEIKRRLNSFEFSAPTKDQIKILRGYLPDEYID
- a CDS encoding B12-binding domain-containing protein; this encodes MNTSIKNPASASTLNSIIEAMKKIEEKKVLKLVNYAIREGASQAQIIEAIQRGLDQIGRFFEEGRYGVTDLMMAGIIFEEVLKLPSLKLINEESEEPIGRILLCTIERDLHDIGKSIFKSAALMSNFEIIDMGINVTAEEILNETINRKPDIIAISSILAEGVRYIKEVNEKLVAAGIRGQVKIIVGGLSTHRQAIEYTGVDAFANDVYEGVKQCKNWINEGGDDYQS
- a CDS encoding GntR family transcriptional regulator, producing MIINHKYEDIAENIKYKIHKSFYPVNSAIPPENTLADEYGVSRITVRNAISKLIDEGYIYSIPGKGNFVLEKHNDKYLISLKTENLLMKPYQRVELLGSEIIKPTIDLVYHLRIAPDARVVYIRWVLLNDEKPIAYDIQYIPYFPGITVWNDNFEYTSFSEILSQKNRLFQMQGKMNVSGVNCELNIAKILKIPVGTPVMQITQKILDDDEPMGYRQLFIKREWCCIRGNSHQE
- a CDS encoding GntR family transcriptional regulator; its protein translation is MKIYERIEKDILLDIKSGLLKPNEKLPTNQELAEKYHTSGVTVRKSLATLVNKGYLISIERVGTFVKEREKDLFLINFSLENSINEEITDTEIEDILISVAQIKGQRRELKTLEIRRMYFSGSMPVGYSIDSLFLKGHYLTEGVEKKAEKNIAIMNRIFNSYEVKKTIEVTMDYPNKYISNRLLIDESMPMLCINLHFYTLDDHPIGKSIIYVLGENIELNGKSFYE
- a CDS encoding DUF1294 domain-containing protein — translated: MSYLISYLTIINLITFIFFWNDKRRSKKEAWRIPEKTLLGLCLLGGSIGGFIGMRVFHHKTKHFLFSWGIPILLIFQIGLSLFLLLRGLN
- a CDS encoding Eco57I restriction-modification methylase domain-containing protein, with the translated sequence MKEVLMKFQEISDKLTQFINRYNYLAEDQPANVLFLLKCIVLKYLVDNQRLDFEVHQKDIKKNFTLDYILGLWQGKPLQVSFWEQEQIDPQPIGNEVWDWVSDLTTAAPSLAGENPRLIGSLYEASLLINHKKNHGIFYTPENIATYMASNVLGTYEVGDKLEKIRVLDPACGSGSLLSAIYDTIILKNGELSPCERQTQHRQLLETGLLGVDRDSIACLVTRLILTLKGKQYVKPLGIFCGDILTEELINPQSVDVVIGNPPYVGHKEIQTDYMKLLKNRYGEVYRDKGDLSYCFIYRGWELLKPGGQLIHITSRYFVEAFYGKPLRVFIRKAFAIQEVIDFNGLRVIEGVGVDPAIIKLVKKTQIDEGQTIQVKRFFIKSHKPESYPKLIQSLNQNNWQGDLYESFELLQAQLSDDSWRLYSPVMQGIIEKIEKKTPFTLDNVVQSFQGIITGNDKAFIFEQTDPTLCAFDPALLKSWIKNKDVRAYQITSPQKKILYTNRIGAIDLYPEVVAHLEKHREKLKNRRECKNGKLAWYKLQWGRDSDHFEGRKIIFPYKATQNRFAIDENKCYFSADVYGMILKPRLYHQVTEEFLVMLLNSRLYNYYFKSYGKKLGDKLYEYYPNTLLRLGMPDIKEDTIKVFKDTYDKIVDLKKNGSALESGKILAEIDRWFYDYFELSQAEIAVIETNR